From the genome of Solanum lycopersicum chromosome 12, SLM_r2.1:
GTTGATTCATTATTTTCAACGTCAGTCTTCTTTAAATAGAGGTCACAGATATAAAAAGTCCTTGATAAAGAGAGTTTTTCCTTGTAAAATAGTGAATATCGTTAAcaagtaaaatttgaaaaagatacTTGTTAAATTGTGTTAGGTGACTTTCTCGTATATATTGAGTAGATTTCTCTATCTTTTATCAACGCCAATCCAACTAATTTGAGATTGAGGTATTATTTCAAGCTGATTTGACTAATGAAGTATCTTGGTGTGTTTTAGTACGCAAAACATGCAGCTTTTTTACGAAATATATAaacacttgaattataatatgttcAATGGAGCATcgaatatatgataaaataattaaatgaatagtATCGAATAAGATAATTTTCAGGTGCCCAGATGTTCAaccaaaacaaattatataattccAATATCTCGATGAAATTTATTGACAAATTTAACGATAGATATATATGTTGAAAATTGAAACATTTGAACGTATCTTAGTGTAAATTAAACGTGCACGTGTGGGCACAAATAATTGGACACAAAACAAATTGAAAGATTGTGTGGAAGTAATTGCTAGGCCTAACTCTAcatatatttctaaattttttcaattttcttaacATAATATGGACAAAATTTTATGTCTGGAATCTTTTGACTTTAATGGATTATTattgcattattattattattattttgttatcgTTATTGTTCTCTCCTTCGATTATTATATAGTTTAGTATTATTTTGGTTGTTGTATCGTTTTTATATTtgtgttttaaatattttatatttatttagatgTATAGACGAGATCTCTTTATTTTCAAACACAATAAGTTTGAGACAAATTTAAATATCCCTTTTATTTCATAATGTTAGTAGGGACAAAGGGCACATGCATGCAaccaaaaagatttttttaaaaaaatataatactccGACCTAACTACTATactgataaaaaataataagtaatcGATAAAATAATTGAGATGATATAGATTTATCTGATCTTTATCtttatggagaaaaaaaaagtgcaatAATACTATAATTGCATTATTCTCTTCCAATAAAACATTCCACTTATGCAATAATCCAATTATATTCTATGAtgataatattagtaataaaaattaattaaagtggAGTATGAAATTAGGGAAAATTGTCAGCACTTAGGAACAATAGCTGgaaagttttgtttttttttccccTAAAACTATATATGTCACTCTCCAAGATATGGATGGCAATTCTAAGGATCATATGACCAATAAAGATTTGGACAAAATCAATAATtggacaaaatattttttatattatatagttttttttaatatatatatatatagatgacattTATAGTGTGTAGCTGTCATGATAGAAGGTGGGATTGTACCTTTCTGGTCCCTTTTTGGTAGAAAATGAGACTTAAAATGGATCAATCTTTATCATTCATTTTGTCTTTGTTACATTATATAGAAGATAACATTACATAGTCATAAAGAAACggaatcaaaatttgaaatttacgTATCGAAATTTTAGAGTTATTAGGCactaatacatttttttaaaaaaatctaaatataagGTCAGAAGTAAATTTATTCGACGATCTAGTATCTCTAAATATTTTGTACTATTATACCTCAATTTACATTTAACCATGGTAAATTAATAAAGTTTAGTGTAAATATCGGatgtaaattaatatttatgctTGAGTTTCACAAAAGAATGTTGTGATTCTTAAATAAGGTACATTATCATATGTtcagatatttaattaaaacagATCATATAATTTGAACGTTTCGATGAAATTTATTGACAAATTTAACGATAAGAAGTTCTTTCATTTCTTCATGATGGCTATTTTTCAAATGCAACTTTTGAAaggaataggtttatacaaGTATTCCTTGATAATTTGaaccataaaacataaaaaaaaaatcattttgtgGTGGTGGGTTGGTGAATGGTGATGGTGGGGTAGAAGAATTATTTTTACTAactctaattaaattaattaattaattatctcatttaaaataaagaaattttcaTGAATGGTAATGAAATGATTAGGATTTCACTCGGGTTCGAGCTACTGAGAATGAAAGAAAACCTCTTGAAAGCATAACTCCCAAAAATGAGTCTACAATATTGCGAATCAGGAGTTCAATTTTAGTCAGACCCTAATACGCATACTGAACACCAAACGtgaaatcaaaaaaattgaaaaaaaaaaagagtaaaacttcaaatttcaaaaaaaaaaaacacagaaTTTTCTTATTCTGTTTTCAAATTTATACTTTGAGGTTGTTTCCCACTACATAGACACAAAAAGACAACTAGAAGaaggattaaaaaaaacaaattgtcCAGTTTTTATCCTCTCTTTCTTCCCTTCAAAACACCTGCAATATGAACaaagtcaaataatttattttaaacaacaatatttaattGAAACTTATCTTTATTTTAAACCTAGATTGCTCAGACTTTTCAAAATATCATCGAGTGTGTGTCAGATCTTCCAATAGTGatgcttttcttttttgaggATTTGATACTGGTGAGACAGTTTTCATTTTAGAGTCCGAAAAACATAGATATTAccctaagttgctcggactcttcataAATGTCTATCACATGCATGAACATAGTTCTTTGAGAATTCAATCaagcaacaatttttttttcttccaaaaatGTCATTGGATGTGTGTTGGATCCTTCAAAAAAATGCATCTTATGGAGGATACACACAGGCGCGACAGTAATAAGGAGAGTCTACGCAACATATATTGCTCAAACTCATCAAAAAAATGTCGTTGGGTGCGTATCTGATCCTCTAAAAGTGCGTGTGGTGCTTTTTTTTGGAGGGTTCAACACAGATACAACAatttatttgaagaattaaCTACATTCACGCACCAGATTTCTCAGATGAAGCTTTCCCATTCACAGTTGTTTTCAAGAAACCAAAATGTTTCCCCAGAACAGATTTACCCTGAAAAAACGAATAAACAATGAACAAGCCATGACAGTAGAAAAGCAAAGAAGACGAACAGAAGAAAGAAATACCTTCGAATATGTTCCCGAGTTGCCTGCTACTTGTTCCATGTAAGTAGTATCGTTATAAAAACCCGTGTTATCCTGAAAACACAAGTGACAGTTGTAAATGACCATAATTCATACGATGTGAGTGTTGagacataatataattaaagtcATCAGACGGCGTGCTTTTTTCTAACAGCTTGATCACACTCTGCTACATCACCTCCTTCATTTAGTCATTTTCTTTAGGCTATGAATACACGAGGTAAACGTCAATGCCTAtcccccaccccacccaccaccacaagaaaaaatttggcaaaggGTCGAAAAGTCTAAAGCGAAGCATGGTACACAAAGCATCCCATGCTAGTAGTGTCTAGGGAAGAGTCGGGCACCACAAGGGGTGTGATGTAGACAACCTACCCTAATGCTTCATTAGTGTTTGCTTCCACGGCTCGAACCCATGACTAACTTTACCATTAGGGTAAAAAGAGTCTAAAGAAATGAAATTCAAAGATACAAAATTGAACTTACCTTGTGGAAATTCGATACAGGAGAACTAGCAGTGTCATCAAGATAAAGATTGTGTTTTTTTCCACTCTGctctttcattttccttttctgTTTCTCCTTTGTATTTTCAGTCTCAGAAGTATATAAGAAGTTTCCATTTTCTTCACAACAGAATTCTCTATCCTCATGGAAATTGTTATGTGGTGGACCAGATGAAGCATCAGAAACCATCGACAAATCTTCATCTGCATATGCTGATTTTCCCCTACCATCATAAATACTTCTCTCCGTAACTCCATTGAATTGATCCGAAGAATATGAGAATTCATCAAAGTACATTGTCCATCCAGATTCACACTCACTAGTACAT
Proteins encoded in this window:
- the LOC101255075 gene encoding protein SOB FIVE-LIKE 5-like is translated as MDISGSGCTSECESGWTMYFDEFSYSSDQFNGVTERSIYDGRGKSAYADEDLSMVSDASSGPPHNNFHEDREFCCEENGNFLYTSETENTKEKQKRKMKEQSGKKHNLYLDDTASSPVSNFHKDNTGFYNDTTYMEQVAGNSGTYSKGKSVLGKHFGFLKTTVNGKASSEKSGVLKGRKRG